The following proteins come from a genomic window of Methanobacterium bryantii:
- a CDS encoding ABC transporter substrate-binding protein: MIYICMDDTDNLESRGTGKLSRTIAKKLSKDYPVYGVTRHQLYKHPDIPYTSHNTCSVIHIENREIDAIDGLFEVVKGEMMDDFIEGSDPGLAVAHESQITPALAAFGNDAKYAILNQEKARNLAHNLGIRLEGLGGTEDGVIGAMAGLGLASTKNDGRFLVVGPKKITGQKTAEELLDGGIDGIYTLDGQSITSGLIFNSSKLIKPCPVNGKVILFVEKDGSVLKAVNRG, from the coding sequence ATGATTTATATATGCATGGACGATACAGACAACCTTGAATCTAGAGGAACTGGTAAATTATCGCGTACAATTGCTAAAAAGCTTTCAAAAGATTATCCAGTTTACGGTGTTACCCGCCACCAGTTATATAAACATCCTGATATCCCTTATACATCCCACAACACGTGTTCAGTGATCCATATTGAAAACAGGGAAATAGATGCTATTGATGGGTTGTTTGAAGTGGTAAAGGGTGAAATGATGGACGATTTTATAGAAGGAAGTGATCCAGGACTTGCAGTTGCCCATGAAAGTCAGATCACACCTGCACTCGCTGCTTTTGGAAACGACGCTAAATACGCCATATTGAATCAGGAAAAAGCAAGGAATTTAGCGCATAACCTTGGGATCCGACTTGAAGGTTTAGGCGGTACGGAAGATGGAGTTATTGGTGCTATGGCGGGTTTAGGCCTTGCATCAACTAAAAATGATGGGAGGTTTTTAGTGGTGGGACCCAAAAAGATCACCGGCCAGAAAACTGCTGAAGAGCTTCTGGATGGCGGTATTGATGGCATATACACCCTTGATGGGCAGTCAATTACAAGTGGTTTGATTTTCAACTCCAGTAAACTCATTAAACCATGTCCAGTGAACGGTAAGGTGATCCTTTTTGTTGAGAAAGACGGCAGTGTGCTGAAGGCTGTAAATCGTGGGTGA
- a CDS encoding ABC transporter substrate-binding protein, which yields MNKIQKIIIIAAIAIIAIISIIVYANYQSSSFNSGQITDMAGRSVNVPTDINKTYSTAGSVTILLYMLAPDTMIGWNSLNGTQNYMPAKYKELPVLGGGQGQGQGNANYETVISKNPDVIFAGHSGDNDTINKLQQKFGSIPVVDVEGDNNLSNIASAIKFMGYVLGKQNQSTELINFYNDVLNQVNGTVSTIPDSQKKKVYYARSADGLTTFAPDSPQTQLINICGGKNVVESPVSSGGMAVSMELVLQWNPDVIITSSSEFYKNVYSDKSWQSVNAVKNKQVYLTPQDPFNWFESPPGANTIIGIPWTAKVLYPDKFTNLDMNNLTKEFYSKFYHYNLTDSQVSSILSSSGLNKS from the coding sequence ATGAACAAGATTCAAAAAATCATAATAATTGCCGCAATTGCAATAATAGCCATTATCAGCATAATTGTGTACGCAAATTACCAAAGTTCAAGCTTCAACAGCGGACAAATTACAGATATGGCAGGGAGAAGCGTTAACGTGCCTACTGATATTAATAAAACTTATTCAACAGCAGGATCAGTCACCATACTGCTTTACATGCTTGCTCCAGACACAATGATAGGCTGGAACTCCCTGAACGGGACACAAAACTACATGCCTGCCAAATATAAAGAACTCCCAGTCTTAGGAGGAGGTCAAGGACAAGGACAGGGAAATGCTAACTACGAAACGGTGATATCAAAGAACCCCGATGTGATATTTGCAGGCCATAGTGGAGACAATGACACCATTAATAAACTTCAACAGAAATTCGGCAGTATTCCTGTTGTGGACGTGGAAGGAGACAATAATCTAAGCAATATTGCGTCTGCGATCAAATTTATGGGCTATGTTCTTGGTAAACAGAACCAGTCAACCGAGCTGATTAACTTTTACAATGATGTGTTAAATCAAGTTAACGGTACTGTATCAACAATACCAGACTCCCAGAAGAAAAAAGTTTATTATGCCCGAAGTGCAGATGGGTTAACCACTTTTGCCCCTGATTCCCCACAAACACAGCTTATAAACATATGCGGAGGTAAAAACGTTGTAGAATCACCAGTTTCAAGTGGAGGTATGGCAGTTTCCATGGAACTTGTTTTACAGTGGAACCCTGATGTTATAATCACAAGTAGTTCTGAATTCTACAAAAACGTGTACTCAGACAAATCATGGCAGAGTGTAAACGCGGTTAAAAATAAACAGGTTTATTTAACTCCACAGGATCCATTCAACTGGTTTGAAAGCCCGCCTGGAGCAAATACAATTATAGGAATACCCTGGACAGCCAAAGTGTTATATCCCGATAAATTCACAAATTTAGATATGAATAACCTTACAAAAGAGTTTTATTCTAAATTTTATCATTACAACCTGACTGACAGCCAAGTCTCCAGTATCTTAAGCTCTTCAGGACTAAATAAATCATGA
- a CDS encoding 4Fe-4S dicluster domain-containing protein → MADIRTLESTANGSIKKITLKTDKKYFKDILFRKSGFKKCIQCGRCTASCPAAYLYADYRPRDLMRRFMLGDIYTEELNELIWKCGQCYSCRARCPRNCKAGLGVLALQTLAVLEGNVPPEISDISKKIKRNLYLKGETFLPSTQDIDLLTEFGEQTYHRCRDNNLKRERLGFRSDDARNVPVPEESLREIREILKRTGFGGL, encoded by the coding sequence ATGGCAGATATCAGAACACTAGAATCAACTGCAAATGGGAGTATCAAGAAGATAACTCTTAAAACGGATAAAAAATATTTTAAAGATATTCTATTTAGGAAAAGTGGATTTAAAAAGTGTATACAGTGCGGGCGCTGTACTGCAAGCTGTCCTGCAGCCTACCTGTATGCAGATTACAGGCCAAGGGATCTGATGAGGCGTTTTATGCTGGGCGATATTTACACAGAAGAATTGAATGAACTCATTTGGAAATGCGGCCAGTGCTATTCATGCAGGGCACGGTGTCCTAGAAACTGTAAAGCGGGTTTAGGGGTGCTGGCACTGCAAACCCTGGCTGTTTTAGAAGGTAATGTCCCTCCAGAAATCAGTGATATTTCAAAGAAAATAAAGAGGAACCTTTACTTAAAAGGAGAAACATTTTTGCCATCTACGCAGGATATAGACTTGCTCACTGAGTTTGGGGAGCAAACCTATCATCGTTGCCGTGATAATAACCTGAAACGTGAACGTTTAGGATTTAGAAGTGATGATGCAAGGAATGTTCCAGTTCCTGAAGAATCTTTGAGGGAAATACGGGAAATTTTAAAACGTACAGGTTTTGGGGGGCTGTAA
- a CDS encoding CoB--CoM heterodisulfide reductase iron-sulfur subunit B family protein translates to MNPDTISPPLDNYYLFKSCTAGSVYPGIELSVKYILDIIEADYADDPRQSSCAGLGVYTGTVPIETAMALNARNFSLAAETENHNITCICPMSYNNLKHCQKLLSKEKKLEKQFKGMLKNMGKKYDINSEVSHISDVFLARRSKIVEKAVYSLSGVKAVTHHGCHYSKFFFKDVTSGNFENPTVIDTILKEFKCEVLDYSEKFLCCGGGLHRSVIDREYPRGILRRKIASIAEAMPDVIVTQCPGCTFNLEYYQESLIEELGMSLRIPVLYISELLALLLGAEPEDIGIDMHAVPVEPFLEKFGIGDGKK, encoded by the coding sequence ATGAACCCGGACACTATTTCACCACCTCTTGATAACTATTATTTATTTAAAAGCTGTACAGCAGGATCTGTATATCCTGGAATAGAGCTTTCAGTAAAATATATTCTCGATATTATTGAAGCTGATTATGCAGATGACCCACGCCAATCTTCATGTGCAGGATTAGGAGTTTATACGGGTACAGTTCCAATTGAAACAGCTATGGCTTTAAATGCCCGTAATTTTTCACTTGCAGCAGAAACTGAAAACCATAATATTACTTGCATCTGTCCAATGTCTTATAACAACTTAAAACACTGCCAGAAGTTGCTTTCCAAGGAAAAAAAGCTTGAAAAACAGTTTAAAGGCATGTTAAAAAATATGGGCAAAAAATATGATATCAATTCTGAAGTCAGCCATATTTCAGATGTATTTCTGGCACGAAGGAGCAAGATAGTCGAAAAAGCTGTTTATTCCCTTTCAGGAGTCAAAGCTGTTACTCACCATGGCTGTCATTATTCTAAATTCTTTTTTAAAGATGTTACATCTGGTAATTTCGAAAACCCAACTGTAATTGATACTATATTAAAAGAATTTAAATGTGAAGTTCTGGATTATTCTGAAAAGTTCCTATGCTGTGGAGGGGGATTGCACCGTTCGGTAATTGACCGTGAGTACCCCCGGGGAATTTTAAGGAGAAAAATTGCAAGCATTGCTGAGGCCATGCCAGATGTAATTGTTACCCAATGTCCTGGCTGTACATTCAACCTTGAATACTATCAGGAATCTTTGATAGAAGAATTAGGTATGTCCCTAAGAATACCAGTACTTTATATTTCAGAGCTACTTGCCCTGCTGCTTGGTGCAGAACCTGAAGATATAGGTATTGATATGCATGCAGTACCTGTGGAACCATTTCTTGAGAAATTTGGCATTGGAGATGGTAAAAAATGA
- a CDS encoding hydrogenase iron-sulfur subunit, translated as MSDAKIGVFICQCGGNISGEIDIGHLKNAISDDDVIFIEENPYICSVEGQNKIKESIESSNVDRIVIAACSPNMHEKEFRRCAESAGINQYLLEVANIREQCAWVDKDLDHTARAIDIVNSVMHGVKQAVPHEKTSLSVVKSALVIGGGISGITAALSLARQNIKVYLVEKTPTIGGNMVKVGKVFSADTLSEECAMCSLGPLMGEVAENQNIKIFSQSQVTGVAGHAGNFTVDILTGPKFVDEEKCNACGKCSRACNVVTGDDWNASLSTRKAAYKPFSQAVPLSYTIDGDVCVKCGTCVDSCPAGAIDLDRQATETTLNVGAVIIATGHQELNPEDKEEFGYKKYHDVITQMELARILAVNGPTSGKLVVPSTGKKPHRIVMIQCVGSRDRKEGSIPHCSTICCMVALKHANYIIDHYKGVEIYICYTDMRTPGTYENYYFETQKKGEKTVKFIRGKVAEVKKNKGKFVARVEDTLGGGILDIENDMMVLSCALEPPEDILRIEKALGVSLTHEMFVKEKNSKMEPTQTTVPGIFVCGTAKEAMDVTASINMSRSAASQVAELISQGNIEIEPDFAVINQDRCLMCKECVKSCHSGAVYLGETIQVDPVACSGCGGCISKCQNNAISLPLSSDEDIFARIDGCLSTGTPAVIAFLDKEIAYTAADSMGKNRLNYPSEVRIIKVPSILRLEPKHILHAFKMGAAGIFLGDGTGNAAGSHVSEKLMLKVEELKDELEKAGIGPERIYFYEAYLPHYKGLASKLKEFSSLFKDKIYNKNKKHSKKTIKEI; from the coding sequence ATGAGTGATGCTAAAATAGGTGTTTTCATCTGCCAGTGCGGGGGAAATATTTCCGGTGAAATTGATATTGGGCACCTGAAAAATGCCATCTCAGATGATGATGTAATTTTTATAGAGGAAAATCCTTATATTTGCTCAGTTGAAGGTCAAAATAAGATTAAAGAAAGTATTGAGTCGTCAAATGTTGATAGAATTGTTATTGCAGCATGTTCTCCAAATATGCATGAGAAAGAATTCCGCAGGTGTGCTGAAAGTGCGGGAATTAACCAGTACTTGCTGGAAGTGGCTAATATACGTGAGCAATGCGCATGGGTTGATAAAGACCTGGATCATACTGCTAGGGCTATTGATATAGTTAATTCTGTAATGCATGGTGTTAAACAGGCAGTTCCTCATGAAAAAACCAGTTTGTCAGTTGTAAAAAGTGCTCTGGTAATTGGGGGTGGAATTTCAGGGATCACAGCAGCTCTTTCACTTGCAAGGCAGAATATAAAAGTTTACCTTGTAGAAAAGACTCCTACCATCGGAGGCAACATGGTAAAGGTAGGGAAAGTATTTTCTGCAGATACCCTTAGTGAAGAATGTGCCATGTGTTCTCTTGGCCCTTTAATGGGTGAAGTAGCAGAAAATCAGAATATAAAAATTTTTTCACAGTCTCAGGTTACAGGCGTCGCTGGGCATGCTGGAAATTTCACGGTTGATATTTTAACAGGCCCTAAATTTGTGGATGAAGAAAAATGTAATGCATGCGGGAAATGTTCCCGTGCATGTAATGTCGTAACTGGTGATGATTGGAATGCAAGTTTATCAACTCGAAAAGCTGCATATAAACCATTTTCACAGGCGGTTCCATTATCTTATACAATAGATGGCGATGTATGTGTTAAATGCGGAACATGTGTAGATTCGTGCCCTGCTGGGGCAATTGATCTGGACCGTCAGGCAACTGAAACAACTTTAAATGTTGGTGCGGTCATAATCGCTACTGGACATCAAGAACTTAATCCTGAGGATAAAGAGGAATTTGGCTACAAAAAGTATCATGATGTAATCACCCAGATGGAACTTGCAAGGATACTTGCAGTAAACGGGCCCACATCTGGTAAACTCGTTGTTCCTTCCACAGGAAAAAAACCCCATAGAATTGTAATGATCCAGTGTGTGGGTTCAAGGGATAGGAAAGAAGGTTCAATACCCCACTGCTCCACAATATGCTGTATGGTGGCATTAAAACATGCTAATTATATTATAGACCATTACAAAGGCGTGGAAATTTATATATGTTATACTGACATGAGAACCCCGGGGACTTATGAAAATTACTACTTTGAAACCCAGAAAAAAGGTGAGAAAACAGTTAAGTTCATCAGGGGAAAGGTGGCCGAAGTTAAAAAAAATAAAGGCAAATTTGTAGCCCGAGTGGAAGACACTCTTGGTGGGGGCATTTTAGATATAGAAAATGACATGATGGTACTTTCATGCGCTCTTGAACCTCCAGAAGACATATTGAGGATAGAAAAAGCCCTTGGAGTGAGTTTAACGCATGAAATGTTTGTAAAGGAGAAAAATTCTAAAATGGAACCTACCCAGACAACCGTGCCGGGAATATTTGTCTGCGGCACTGCAAAAGAAGCTATGGACGTCACAGCATCTATAAATATGTCCCGTTCTGCAGCATCACAGGTTGCAGAATTAATTTCTCAGGGTAATATTGAAATAGAACCTGATTTTGCTGTCATTAATCAGGATAGATGTTTAATGTGCAAAGAATGTGTAAAATCATGTCATTCCGGCGCAGTATATCTCGGTGAAACTATTCAAGTTGATCCAGTTGCATGTTCTGGGTGTGGAGGGTGTATATCAAAATGTCAAAATAATGCAATCTCTTTACCTTTAAGCAGTGATGAAGATATTTTTGCAAGGATCGATGGATGTTTGAGTACTGGGACTCCTGCAGTTATTGCATTTCTTGATAAAGAAATTGCCTACACTGCGGCTGATAGTATGGGTAAAAACAGGTTAAACTACCCTTCAGAAGTTCGAATTATTAAAGTTCCTTCTATTTTAAGGTTAGAACCTAAACATATACTTCATGCATTTAAAATGGGTGCAGCAGGTATATTTTTGGGTGATGGGACTGGAAATGCTGCAGGAAGTCATGTAAGTGAGAAGTTAATGCTTAAAGTAGAAGAATTGAAGGATGAATTAGAAAAAGCAGGAATTGGTCCAGAAAGAATATATTTCTACGAGGCTTATTTGCCTCATTATAAAGGCCTCGCATCCAAACTTAAAGAATTTTCAAGCTTATTTAAAGATAAAATTTATAATAAAAATAAAAAACACAGTAAAAAAACAATTAAGGAGATTTAA
- a CDS encoding PKD domain-containing protein, with the protein MRKNIIFIVIVFSMILALCGSASAADAPSANFTANLTNGSAPLSVQFNDTSKGNPTSWYWDFGDGKNSTEQNPTHVYTHLGNFTVSLNATNSVGTSSVVKTVYAMNSTTFSNYCDLNIYVANDAGVKYNVENGRSQVYTYSYVNNTYFFLLESNGGGFNPIHISNNNASNNFGQVTTTSNQSGTFWITFTGGQATMHEAILMLAVNGTIPDDFSVHITSSGYTWDIPSAGLGNVNDPKTNLNYVTAAVNETFTKNDFIYGPQIWRPSTLSNYPIYYGQNMDDTNNTFHIMFIDLYAGCLQTGIDNGAIRVDYSFNDLTSFAAFNVFGWYSASAHGTGAIMTNCLNASKSKISGFNVMGVPSANFTANVTNGSAPMDVQFNDQSTNSPTSWSWDFGDGTTSTEQNPAHTYTKPGVYTVSLTATNTGGSNTETQIITVNDVTAPIVNSSQVGGVFNTTQTVTLNATDDSDSATIYYTTDGTDPKTSSTRSVYTGPIEIDGTTTLKYAAVDAAGNWSSVYSETYTIKSDVYVQVIPSKTNPQVGDKVTYTFKLCNNGPGIANDVVFTYVIPEGLEYDGATVDQGTIYYDDATRTLTWNLGNVTVGDPYLWLNVTVLSAGSYNLQPAVTTAGYDPELNSSIGSLLVNAVSATDNGSGSGSGSGFSTGNNTTVHAVTTTTTKTVPMQDTGLPLGGLVSALLLAGSGLALSRKK; encoded by the coding sequence ATGCGAAAGAATATAATATTCATAGTAATTGTATTTTCTATGATATTAGCTTTATGTGGGAGTGCATCAGCCGCTGATGCGCCATCTGCTAATTTTACAGCTAATTTAACAAATGGCAGTGCTCCATTGAGTGTTCAATTCAATGATACTTCTAAAGGTAACCCAACCAGCTGGTACTGGGATTTTGGGGATGGAAAAAACTCAACTGAACAAAACCCTACTCATGTTTATACACATTTAGGTAACTTTACGGTTTCATTAAATGCTACAAACAGCGTAGGAACTAGTTCCGTTGTTAAGACGGTCTATGCAATGAATTCTACAACTTTTTCAAACTACTGCGACCTCAACATCTATGTGGCTAATGATGCTGGAGTTAAATACAACGTTGAAAATGGAAGAAGTCAGGTATATACATATTCATATGTTAATAACACTTATTTCTTCCTGCTGGAATCAAACGGTGGAGGTTTTAACCCTATACACATTTCAAACAACAATGCGAGTAATAACTTTGGACAAGTCACAACCACATCTAATCAGTCAGGTACCTTTTGGATTACTTTTACTGGTGGACAGGCAACTATGCATGAAGCTATTCTCATGCTTGCAGTGAATGGAACAATACCTGATGATTTCAGCGTTCACATAACATCCAGTGGTTACACTTGGGATATTCCAAGTGCAGGACTTGGTAATGTCAATGATCCTAAAACTAATCTCAATTATGTGACAGCTGCTGTGAATGAAACGTTCACTAAAAATGATTTTATATACGGGCCTCAGATATGGAGACCATCTACTCTCTCTAATTATCCTATTTACTATGGGCAGAACATGGATGATACAAACAATACGTTCCATATAATGTTCATAGATCTGTATGCTGGCTGCCTGCAGACTGGAATAGATAATGGAGCAATAAGAGTTGATTACAGTTTCAACGACTTGACCTCTTTTGCAGCGTTCAATGTATTTGGATGGTACTCAGCCAGTGCCCATGGTACAGGTGCTATAATGACCAATTGTTTAAATGCTTCAAAATCAAAAATAAGTGGATTTAACGTTATGGGAGTTCCATCAGCTAATTTCACAGCTAATGTAACCAATGGATCAGCACCTATGGATGTACAGTTCAATGATCAATCTACCAACAGCCCTACTTCATGGAGCTGGGACTTTGGTGACGGAACTACATCAACTGAACAGAACCCCGCTCATACTTACACTAAACCGGGGGTATACACTGTCAGTTTAACTGCTACAAACACAGGCGGTAGTAACACTGAAACTCAGATCATAACTGTTAATGATGTTACAGCACCAATAGTAAATAGCAGTCAGGTTGGAGGAGTTTTCAACACCACACAAACCGTGACATTGAACGCTACAGATGATAGTGACAGTGCAACAATTTATTACACCACAGATGGCACTGATCCAAAAACAAGCAGTACACGGAGCGTTTACACTGGTCCAATTGAGATAGATGGTACTACGACGCTTAAATATGCTGCAGTAGACGCTGCTGGTAATTGGAGCTCAGTTTACAGTGAAACATATACCATTAAGTCTGATGTGTATGTACAGGTTATTCCATCTAAAACTAATCCTCAAGTGGGGGATAAAGTAACTTATACCTTTAAGCTGTGTAATAATGGCCCAGGTATTGCTAACGATGTAGTTTTCACCTATGTGATTCCTGAAGGTCTGGAATATGACGGCGCAACTGTAGATCAGGGTACCATTTATTATGATGACGCTACCAGAACTTTAACCTGGAATTTAGGTAACGTAACGGTAGGTGACCCATATTTATGGCTTAATGTAACTGTTTTAAGTGCTGGAAGTTACAATTTACAGCCTGCAGTCACTACTGCAGGTTATGATCCTGAATTAAACAGTAGCATTGGTTCTTTACTTGTAAATGCTGTTTCAGCTACAGATAATGGTTCAGGCTCAGGATCTGGTTCAGGTTTTTCTACAGGTAATAATACCACTGTGCATGCAGTAACCACAACCACTACTAAAACAGTACCTATGCAGGACACTGGTTTACCGCTTGGTGGTTTAGTTTCAGCCCTGTTACTTGCAGGAAGTGGATTAGCTTTAAGCAGGAAAAAATAA